A genome region from Dreissena polymorpha isolate Duluth1 chromosome 16, UMN_Dpol_1.0, whole genome shotgun sequence includes the following:
- the LOC127862356 gene encoding uncharacterized protein LOC127862356, whose amino-acid sequence MLIELLQLLCILPWKMRFKQPNPTKIPDHKYRRYSPESLKNAYAAVKENGMPVKRAALTYNVPIQTLRDRVKGKVDPFNIGLGSELIFSKEEETGLVEHLESMSQLGYGYTNIQVQHLAEELAEHLGKRPTNKPLSINWLYGFLKRWTGRLSSIKPRALDSGRAKNSTPEIVESYFKNLGEVVEKHNLTDKPHLIYNIDETGIQPEHRPPNVLKNPHVGRVRHLQPLGAPKILHENARCKEKRPFRMPSL is encoded by the exons ATGTTGATCGAGCTTTTACAACTGTTGTGTATTTTGCCGTGGAAAATGCGATTTAAACAG CCGAACCCTACCAAAATACCGGATCATAAATATCGTAGGTACAGTCCAGAATCCCTCAAAAATGCATATGCTGCGGTAAAGGAGAACGGGATGCCAGTTAAAAGGGCTGCATTGACATATAATGTGCCAATTCAAACATTAAGAGATCGTGTAAAAGGGAAAGTAGATCCATTTAATATTGGATTGGGCTCCGAGTTAATCTTTTCAAAAGAAGAGGAAACGGGTTTGGTGGAGCATCTGGAGAGCATGTCCCAGCTCGGATATGGTTACACCAATATACAGGTCCAGCATCTGGCTGAGGAACTGGCCGAACATTTAGGGAAACGCCCTACCAACAAGCCATTAAGTATAAATTGGTTGTATGGCTTTCTAAAGAGATGGACAGGCAGGCTCTCTTCCATAAAACCACGCGCCCTGGATAGTGGCCGTGCGAAAAACTCAACGCCGGAGATCGTTGAAAGCTACTTCAAAAACCTCGGGGAAGTAGTGGAGAAACACAATCTGACCGACAAACCTCATCTCATCTACAACATAGATGAAACCGGGATTCAACCCGAACACAGGCCCCCTAATGTTCTTAAAAATCCTCACGTGGGGCGAGTGCGCCATTTGCAGCCACTGGGTGCACCTAAAATTCTGCACGAAAACGCGCGTTGTAAGGAGAAACGACCGTTTCGTATGCCCTCATTGTGA